A genomic segment from Nitrospira sp. MA-1 encodes:
- the radA gene encoding DNA repair protein RadA produces MKAARPKTRFVCQECGHQGVRWSGRCPECAQWNSLREEVDRDLSTLQQRSVAGGTPEAVPISSIVQTQEFRLQAGIEELNRVLGGGVVPGSVILIGGDPGIGKTTLLLQTLASLGTARQVGLYVSGEESPQQIKMRADRIGIQSPNLYVAAATSLEEIFKVAEQMNPGVIVVDSIQTVFTQELTSAPGSVSQVQEVGCRLMWFAKRTHVPIFIIGHVTKEGVIAGPRLLEHIVDTVLYFEGDKGQSYRILRAVKNRFGPTNEIGVFEMKDEGLTEVGNPSELFLTGRIGHGAGSVVVSSVEGSRPLLVELQALVAETTYPMPKRMAKGVEVNRVSLLLAVLEKRLGLHFAGYDVYVNVVGGLRIDEPTVDVGIVCAVLSSFRELALDSRLVVMGEVGLGGEVRPVQHADLRIREAMKLGFQRCVVPEPNLNQWKPVAGMEVVGIRDIGDIWETVVSHAS; encoded by the coding sequence TTGAAAGCCGCACGACCTAAAACCCGTTTTGTGTGTCAGGAATGTGGACATCAAGGCGTCCGCTGGAGCGGCCGGTGTCCGGAATGCGCGCAATGGAATTCCTTACGGGAAGAGGTTGATCGAGATCTTTCAACTCTTCAACAGCGAAGTGTCGCTGGGGGAACACCAGAGGCTGTTCCTATCAGCTCAATAGTGCAGACTCAGGAGTTTCGTCTTCAGGCTGGCATTGAAGAATTGAATCGAGTGCTTGGTGGGGGAGTGGTTCCGGGATCGGTTATCTTGATTGGAGGTGATCCTGGAATTGGTAAAACGACACTCCTGCTCCAAACCCTCGCCTCCTTGGGAACGGCCAGACAGGTCGGGTTGTATGTATCGGGAGAAGAATCCCCTCAGCAAATTAAAATGCGGGCGGATCGCATAGGTATTCAATCGCCCAACCTGTATGTCGCTGCCGCGACATCCCTGGAAGAAATTTTCAAAGTGGCTGAGCAGATGAATCCCGGTGTCATCGTCGTGGATTCCATCCAAACAGTCTTTACCCAGGAGCTCACATCAGCGCCGGGTAGTGTCAGCCAGGTTCAGGAGGTGGGCTGTCGTCTGATGTGGTTTGCCAAGCGGACGCATGTCCCTATTTTTATTATCGGGCATGTGACGAAAGAAGGAGTGATTGCCGGGCCAAGGCTTCTGGAGCATATTGTCGATACGGTGTTGTATTTCGAAGGAGATAAAGGACAGAGCTATCGAATTCTTCGGGCGGTGAAAAATCGGTTCGGGCCGACCAATGAAATCGGGGTCTTTGAAATGAAGGATGAGGGACTGACCGAGGTTGGGAATCCCTCAGAACTATTTTTGACGGGGCGAATCGGACATGGCGCCGGGTCTGTGGTCGTGTCCAGCGTGGAAGGCTCTCGGCCTTTATTAGTGGAATTGCAGGCTCTGGTAGCGGAGACGACCTACCCTATGCCGAAACGTATGGCCAAAGGTGTAGAAGTGAATCGGGTGTCTTTGTTGTTGGCCGTCCTGGAAAAGCGACTCGGGTTGCACTTTGCCGGATACGATGTGTACGTAAATGTGGTGGGGGGGCTTCGGATCGATGAGCCAACGGTTGACGTGGGCATCGTATGTGCTGTGCTTTCGAGCTTTCGAGAGTTGGCACTGGACTCGCGATTGGTTGTGATGGGAGAAGTCGGGTTAGGCGGAGAAGTTCGGCCGGTACAGCATGCGGACCTGCGCATCCGTGAGGCGATGAAATTGGGGTTTCAGCGTTGTGTGGTGCCTGAACCGAATCTGAACCAATGGAAACCTGTGGCTGGCATGGAAGTCGTGGGGATTCGTGACATTGGCGACATTTGGGAAACGGTTGTCAGTCATGCCTCATAA
- a CDS encoding cyclophilin-like fold protein, producing the protein MEFSPQKIKMTIGGIQVIAQLKPNRTAQAVVDALPVEVPVNQWGEEFYCNMPGVKDYREVATTQVKVGDVAFWGMGGMLAVFFGRTPMSLGDDPVPADRVNVIGKVIGDPRVLMEATGASLMKVERLPEGT; encoded by the coding sequence ATGGAATTCAGTCCACAGAAAATCAAAATGACCATCGGTGGGATACAAGTTATTGCACAACTGAAGCCGAATCGAACCGCACAGGCTGTGGTTGACGCCCTGCCTGTTGAGGTGCCCGTGAATCAATGGGGAGAAGAGTTTTATTGCAACATGCCGGGTGTCAAGGATTATCGGGAGGTGGCCACCACACAGGTGAAAGTCGGTGATGTGGCGTTTTGGGGAATGGGGGGAATGTTGGCCGTCTTTTTTGGGCGTACTCCCATGAGTCTTGGCGATGATCCGGTTCCGGCTGATCGGGTGAATGTTATTGGAAAAGTGATAGGTGATCCGAGAGTGTTGATGGAGGCCACAGGGGCTTCCCTCATGAAAGTGGAACGGCTTCCTGAAGGAACCTGA
- a CDS encoding ribonuclease H-like domain-containing protein, with protein sequence MLQSTFLFLPGIGESTERLWWGDGIGTWDAFLEKTIAPRISSFRKAQYDEAILEAQKQWKAQNSRFFTHILKARDHWRLYPNFRSQAAFLDIETNGIPLPDGEITVVGIYGKGRMTTFIRGENLSGERLQAEFASYDVLVTFFGSGFDLPFLKAKYPDLILDHPHIDLCFSARRLGLKGGLKAIETEIGCYRPASLEGLTGWDAVRLWEEWQLGQAASREILIRYNEADCKNLEPLADLIYNRLAQRHGIPEFIASL encoded by the coding sequence ATGTTACAATCCACATTTCTTTTTTTACCTGGTATTGGAGAATCTACCGAACGTCTCTGGTGGGGGGATGGTATTGGCACATGGGATGCTTTTCTCGAGAAAACTATCGCTCCCCGCATTTCTTCGTTTCGGAAAGCGCAGTACGATGAGGCCATTCTGGAGGCGCAAAAACAGTGGAAAGCGCAGAATTCCCGCTTCTTTACCCACATCCTGAAAGCGCGCGACCACTGGCGTCTTTATCCTAACTTTCGATCTCAGGCTGCGTTTCTGGATATTGAGACAAATGGAATCCCATTGCCCGATGGCGAGATCACGGTGGTGGGTATTTACGGAAAAGGTCGCATGACAACCTTCATTCGGGGAGAAAACTTATCCGGGGAGCGGTTGCAAGCCGAATTTGCCTCCTACGATGTTCTCGTAACCTTCTTTGGCTCAGGTTTTGACCTGCCATTTTTGAAGGCCAAATACCCAGACTTGATTCTTGACCATCCTCATATCGACTTGTGTTTTTCGGCCAGACGCCTTGGTTTAAAAGGTGGACTGAAGGCGATTGAGACGGAAATAGGCTGCTATCGCCCGGCTTCGCTGGAAGGACTCACGGGGTGGGATGCCGTCCGTCTGTGGGAAGAATGGCAACTCGGACAAGCGGCCTCTAGAGAGATACTTATCCGATATAATGAAGCAGATTGCAAAAATCTTGAGCCTTTGGCCGACCTTATTTACAACCGTCTGGCCCAACGCCATGGAATCCCGGAATTCATTGCTTCTCTATGA
- a CDS encoding Stp1/IreP family PP2C-type Ser/Thr phosphatase produces the protein MTSAQPSNKWTGIGLTHIGLVRKLNQDAFSIDNTLQLWVLADGMGGHAGGELASQIAVKTIPDVIRTQRATETSEYVQPEKLESVLNQGLESANERIRREAAENERLKGMGTTIVVVAISRSPTGFQASVAHAGDSRAYLFRQGSLSLWTKDHTLMEERLALNLITPEQVRTHPLRHVLTKALGIDPEAQPTVQTYPLEPSDLILLCSDGLTKMLTDQEIQTIVSQEAPHAEAICRTLVGTANQLGGEDNTTVVLIGLH, from the coding sequence ATGACATCAGCGCAACCATCTAACAAATGGACTGGCATAGGACTAACGCATATTGGTCTGGTGAGAAAACTCAACCAGGATGCGTTTTCGATCGACAACACCCTACAACTATGGGTATTGGCAGATGGAATGGGCGGACATGCTGGGGGAGAATTGGCCAGCCAAATTGCGGTTAAAACTATTCCCGATGTCATTCGAACCCAACGGGCGACTGAAACCTCTGAATACGTTCAACCTGAAAAATTAGAATCGGTGCTGAATCAAGGCCTTGAGTCTGCGAATGAAAGGATTCGACGGGAAGCCGCAGAAAATGAACGACTGAAAGGAATGGGGACAACCATTGTCGTGGTCGCCATCAGTCGTTCCCCGACGGGATTTCAGGCCAGTGTAGCTCATGCCGGCGACAGCCGGGCATATCTTTTCAGACAGGGTTCGCTCTCGCTCTGGACAAAAGATCATACCCTCATGGAGGAGCGTTTGGCCCTTAACCTCATTACCCCTGAACAGGTTCGCACACACCCTCTTCGTCATGTGTTGACCAAAGCCCTGGGAATCGATCCTGAGGCACAACCCACCGTTCAAACCTATCCGCTTGAACCCTCAGACCTCATTCTGCTTTGTTCGGACGGGCTCACCAAAATGCTGACTGATCAGGAGATTCAAACGATTGTCAGCCAGGAAGCTCCGCACGCTGAAGCCATATGTCGTACACTTGTGGGTACTGCCAACCAATTAGGTGGAGAAGATAATACAACCGTGGTGTTGATTGGGTTGCACTGA
- a CDS encoding 2OG-Fe(II) oxygenase, whose protein sequence is MLDPTVNDIDQLLTETIQTLKLEEVSRHYRDQGEFVALEHFMPTQVVQEFMREVERVRPQINRNFIPGHKKGGSVSFYLLQQSAPAILAFYQHQGWINLLSQIAGVPLMLCPEEDPHSCALYFYTEAGDHIGYHYDTSYYKGERFTVLLGLQDQSSSRLVCRLHTKEQGREVKELSLRTDPGTYIFFNGDKLHHAVTPLGAGEERIVLTLQYVTNPSMGLAQRWFSNMKDAVGYFGWSAMFRKPHR, encoded by the coding sequence ATGCTCGATCCAACGGTAAATGACATTGATCAACTGTTGACTGAGACGATCCAGACTCTCAAGCTTGAGGAGGTTTCCCGTCACTATCGGGATCAGGGTGAGTTTGTGGCTTTGGAGCATTTCATGCCCACTCAGGTTGTTCAGGAGTTTATGCGGGAAGTAGAGCGCGTGCGGCCCCAGATCAATCGAAATTTTATACCAGGGCATAAAAAGGGGGGAAGTGTCAGCTTTTATCTTCTGCAGCAATCAGCTCCCGCAATTCTTGCGTTCTATCAGCATCAGGGTTGGATTAATCTCCTGAGCCAGATTGCCGGAGTTCCGTTAATGCTGTGCCCTGAAGAGGATCCCCATTCCTGTGCGCTGTATTTTTATACCGAGGCAGGAGACCATATCGGGTATCATTATGACACCTCATATTACAAAGGTGAACGATTTACGGTATTACTGGGTTTGCAGGATCAATCGAGCAGTCGACTGGTCTGCCGTCTCCATACCAAGGAACAGGGTCGAGAGGTTAAAGAACTATCCCTCAGGACTGACCCCGGCACATATATTTTCTTTAATGGCGATAAATTGCATCATGCCGTGACGCCGCTTGGGGCTGGGGAAGAGCGGATTGTGCTGACGCTCCAATACGTCACTAATCCCTCAATGGGGCTGGCTCAACGCTGGTTCTCAAATATGAAAGATGCTGTGGGATATTTTGGATGGTCGGCCATGTTTCGAAAACCTCACCGTTAA
- the recN gene encoding DNA repair protein RecN, translating to MLTELRISNFALIDQLHLELPPGFLVLTGETGAGKSLLIDALVLLTGGRASAEHIRFGADEALLEACFILPATHHLTIRLQQDGYLLPDQQDLIVRRLLSRSGKNRNFLNGQLAPLQTIQDIGSQLVDIHGQHDQQSLLSAKTQLKLLDAFGNLEDVVGRYQQMHREWFEKKAALDEYVGKIRDQANRQDILQYQYDELVKMQLQSGEEESLSQEYHRLKHSGRLGELSNQAFTALYEGERSVLDHLGEVTERVQELAKIDGQGEPWVPLLEAATVALREVTDNLRDYRNQIEYDPERMDLIDSRLAGLQRLKKKYGKPIEDLVELTTILKQDLALLQNGEEQVAHLQAEVTSRYESMKASAEELSARRKTVAKHLVKEIKQELAALKMSTMEVQVNIEMANGDTGIGLTGMDRVEMLLAPNPGEPLMPLGRIASGGELSRIMLALKTVFAENDRTPVVIFDEIDSGIGGEAGMVMGSRLRQLAKFHQVCCITHLPQIASQAHAQFVVEKTTLDDRTLTKVHEVTGVHRETEIARMLGGGTLTPTIRKTAGEMLDRGSSPHVGVGLQKPRKKPAKT from the coding sequence ATGCTGACCGAGCTGCGTATTTCCAATTTTGCTCTCATTGATCAACTTCATCTGGAGCTCCCGCCTGGATTTCTTGTCCTGACGGGGGAGACCGGAGCTGGAAAATCTCTCCTCATTGATGCCCTGGTATTACTTACCGGCGGGCGAGCCTCTGCAGAGCATATTCGGTTTGGTGCTGACGAAGCCCTGTTAGAAGCCTGTTTTATTCTTCCCGCGACACATCATCTCACAATCAGGTTACAACAGGACGGATACCTCCTGCCGGATCAACAGGACCTTATCGTTCGTCGGTTGTTGTCGCGGTCAGGAAAGAACCGCAATTTCCTCAATGGGCAACTGGCCCCTCTTCAAACGATTCAAGACATTGGTTCCCAGTTGGTAGATATCCATGGCCAACATGACCAGCAATCACTGCTTTCCGCTAAGACCCAGCTCAAATTGCTGGATGCATTTGGAAATCTTGAGGATGTCGTAGGTCGCTATCAACAGATGCATCGTGAATGGTTTGAGAAAAAGGCGGCTCTGGATGAATACGTAGGGAAGATACGGGATCAAGCCAATAGGCAGGATATCCTTCAATACCAATATGACGAGTTGGTCAAGATGCAGTTGCAGTCTGGAGAAGAAGAGTCCCTAAGCCAGGAATACCATCGATTGAAACATAGCGGTCGATTAGGAGAGTTATCGAATCAAGCTTTTACTGCGTTATATGAAGGAGAACGATCTGTTCTGGATCACCTGGGTGAGGTGACTGAGCGGGTACAAGAACTTGCGAAAATTGATGGGCAAGGTGAACCATGGGTCCCATTGTTGGAAGCAGCGACCGTGGCGTTGCGGGAGGTGACGGATAATCTTCGAGATTATCGGAATCAGATAGAGTATGACCCGGAGCGAATGGATCTGATTGATAGTCGGTTGGCCGGTCTTCAGCGGCTTAAAAAGAAATATGGAAAGCCGATCGAAGATTTAGTGGAACTTACCACTATCCTGAAGCAAGACTTGGCGTTACTCCAAAATGGAGAAGAGCAAGTGGCGCATTTGCAAGCAGAAGTGACCAGTCGATATGAATCGATGAAGGCCTCGGCTGAAGAATTATCGGCCAGGCGGAAAACAGTTGCGAAGCATTTGGTCAAGGAGATCAAGCAGGAATTAGCGGCTCTGAAAATGTCGACAATGGAGGTGCAGGTTAATATTGAGATGGCCAATGGAGATACCGGAATTGGTTTGACAGGAATGGATCGTGTTGAGATGCTCCTGGCTCCCAACCCGGGAGAACCGCTCATGCCATTGGGCCGAATTGCATCGGGTGGAGAATTGTCTCGAATCATGTTGGCCTTAAAAACCGTGTTTGCGGAGAATGATCGGACACCCGTCGTTATTTTCGATGAAATTGACAGTGGTATAGGCGGGGAAGCGGGAATGGTCATGGGGAGTCGTTTGCGTCAATTGGCGAAATTTCATCAAGTATGTTGTATCACCCATCTCCCACAGATTGCCTCGCAGGCTCATGCACAATTTGTGGTGGAGAAAACAACGCTAGATGACCGAACGCTGACGAAAGTACATGAAGTCACTGGAGTACATCGGGAAACCGAAATCGCTCGCATGTTGGGTGGCGGCACCCTGACCCCAACCATCAGAAAGACCGCCGGTGAAATGCTGGATCGGGGAAGCAGCCCTCACGTAGGCGTCGGTCTCCAAAAGCCAAGAAAGAAACCTGCCAAGACCTAA
- the trxA gene encoding thioredoxin: MSDLVAKADATNWDGEVLKSSEVVMVDFWAVWCGPCQMVAPIVDELAQEYQGKLKVMKLNTDDAPEVAGQYQIMSIPSILFFKGGQVVEKIVGARPKQQFKQIIDSLLAQSTSPA; encoded by the coding sequence GTGTCTGATTTAGTGGCCAAAGCGGATGCAACGAATTGGGATGGGGAAGTGCTGAAATCTTCAGAGGTGGTCATGGTGGATTTCTGGGCGGTCTGGTGTGGACCCTGTCAAATGGTGGCCCCAATCGTCGATGAGCTCGCACAGGAGTATCAAGGCAAGCTTAAAGTCATGAAGCTCAACACCGATGATGCCCCCGAGGTTGCGGGACAATACCAAATCATGAGCATTCCCAGTATCCTCTTTTTTAAGGGTGGCCAAGTTGTCGAAAAAATTGTTGGAGCAAGACCAAAGCAACAATTTAAACAAATCATTGACTCGCTCCTGGCTCAATCTACTTCCCCTGCCTGA